TGATGGCCAGCAGGCCGCCACCTACCAAGAGGCCGGCCATGGCCGATCTGGGCCCACTCGGAGAGGGTGGAGATAGCGGTGAAGGAGACGCCGAGGGCGAAGCCAGAGGGGTTCCCCAGTCTGGTGCTCCCGCCAGTGATGATTTCCGCAGCTTCCTCTTGCAAAGCATTCAGCGATTGATGCGGGTCCTTAAAGAACGGACCCCTTCCAGTGCAAGGAGAAGAGCGAGGAGGATCATGACCCATTCGCTGAGTGTAGGAATATCGGACGGCACACCTACCGTTGTTGGGTCCGAGGCCGTATTGTTGCCGGTGTTCGTTTCGCCACCCCCGCTTACTGCGGCGGTGTTGGTCAGACTGGCTGCCGCATTGGTGGCCACA
The window above is part of the Candidatus Methylomirabilis sp. genome. Proteins encoded here:
- a CDS encoding IPTL-CTERM sorting domain-containing protein — its product is GSAPTSGTVTVVDTLPAGLTATGGGGTGWSCVLSTLTCTRADVLGAGSSYPVITLTVDVATNAAASLTNTAAVSGGGETNTGNNTASDPTTVGVPSDIPTLSEWVMILLALLLALEGVRSLRTRINR